The stretch of DNA CGGGTTCTTGTGCTCGCGGTACATGCCGTCGATGGTGTGCTGCTGGCCCAGCAAGGCGGCGCCGATCTCCAGGGTGGTGAAGTGCAGGGCCATGAGGATCACGCCCTTGCCTTCCAACTGCGCCTGCTTGAGATGCTCCAGGCCTTCGACATGGGCCAGGCGCGCCAGGCGCGGCTTGGACCACCACCAGCTCATGGCCATTTCGAAAAAGGCGATGCCGGTGGAGGCGAAGTTTTCCTTGAGCAGGCGCTTGCGCTCGGCGGCGGACTTTTCGGGGAAACACAGTTCCAGGTTACGCTTGGCGATCCGCCGACGCTCACCGGCCACCCGGTACATCAGCGCGCCCAGGGCACGGCCGATCCACAGCAGCAACGGATAAGGTAGCTGGACCACCAGCCATAGCAGGCCCAGGCCCAGCCACAGCGGCCAAAAACGGGGATAAAGAAATGCAGCTCGAAAACGCGGGCGATCCATTACAGATTCCGGACAGACAACAAGGTCGCGCATTCTACATCGGTTCGACCCGGCTTGCGGCCCGCGGGCGTTCTCGTTATAAGTCTCGGCACTTTTAGTGACAAGCCGCTTTATGCCGACCATGAGCCAAACCGAATCGCAAGACCTGGATCCTGTGTTCCAGTTGAAGGGCAGCATGCTGGCCATCACCGTGCTGGAACTGGCCCGCAACGACCTCGAGGGCCTCGATCGCCAACTGGCGGCGAAGGTCGCGCAAGCCCCGAATTTCTTCAGTAACGCCCCGCTGGTGCTGGCGCTGGACAAGCTGCCGGCCAGCGAAGGCGCGGTCGATCTGCCCGGCCTGATGCGCGTCTGCCGTCACCATGGTCTGCGCACCCTGGCGATCCGCGCCAGCCGCATCGAAGACATCGCCGCGGCGATCGCCGTCGACCTGCCCGTGCTGCCGCCTTCCGGCGCCCGGGAACGGCCGCTGGAACCGCAGGAAAACGAAGCCCGGAAAAAGCCTGAAAAGCCGCCTGAGCCGACCATCAAGCCCACCCGCATCATCACTTCGCCAGTACGCGGCGGGCAGCAGATCTATGCCCAGGGTGGCGATCTGGTCGTGACCTCCTCGGTCAGTCCGGGTGCGGAACTTCTGGCCGATGGCAACATCCATGTATACGGCCCGATGCGCGGTCGAGCGCTGGCCGGGGTCAAGGGAGATACCAAGGCACGGATTTTCTGTCAGCAATTGAGCGCTGAACTGGTGTCCATCGCCGGCCAGTACAAGGTTTCCGAGGACCTGCGGCGCGATCCGTTGTGGGGTGCCGGGGTCCAGGTCAGCCTGTCGGGTGACGTGTTGAACATCACACGTCTTTAACGGATACTGCCGCATTTTCCAAGCATCTCTAAAACGTAGCGAATACGGCTCAAACGAAGTAGGAGCAGGTGTTAACCGACCTCCAGCCAAGGCTGTCCGACTGCAGTAGTTTTCAAGAGATGTTTTTCAGGGGCTAAAAGTCCTTTTTCCTTAGGGGTGAAACACCTTGGCCAAGATTCTCGTGGTTACATCCGGCAAGGGTGGTGTGGGTAAGACCACCACCAGCGCCGCTATCGGTACCGGCCTCGCTCTGCGCGGCCACAAAACAGTCATCGTCGACTTCGACGTCGGCTTGCGTAACCTCGACCTGATCATGGGTTGCGAACGTCGCGTGGTGTATGACTTCGTCAACGTGGTCAACGGCGAAGCCAACCTGCAGCAAGCCCTGATCAAAGACAAGCGCCTGGAAAACCTCTACGTACTGGCCGCCAGTCAGACCCGCGACAAAGACGCGCTGACCCAGGAAGGCGTGGAAAAAGTGCTGATGGAGCTCAAGGAGACCTTCGAATTCGTGGTCTGCGACTCCCCGGCCGGTATCGAGAAAGGTGCTCACCTGGCCATGTACTTCGCCGACGAAGCGATTGTCGTGACCAACCCGGAAGTTTCCTCGGTACGTGACTCCGACCGCATGCTGGGCCTGCTGGCCAGCAAGTCCAAGCGCGCGGAGAACGGCGAAGACCCGATCAAGGAACACCTGCTGCTGACCCGCTACAACCCTTCGCGTGTCAGCAACGGCGAAATGCTTGGCGTCGAAGACGTCAAAGAGATTCTCGCAGTAACGCTGCTGGGCGTGATTCCAGAATCCCAGGCAGTACTCAAGGCTTCCAACCAAGGCGTTCCGGTGATTCTCGATGACCAGAGCGACGCCGGCCAGGCGTACAGCGATGCTGTCGACCGTCTGCTGGGTAAAACCGTGGAACACCGGTTCCTTGATGTTGAGAAGAAGGGATTCTTCGAGCGCCTGTTTGGAGGTAGGTAATGAATCTTTTTGACTTCTTTCGTGCCAGCAAAAAAGTAAGCACCGCGTCGGTAGCGAAAGAGCGTCTACAGATCATCGTGGCGCATGAACGCGGCCAGCGCACTACCCCTGATTACTTGCCTGCCTTGCAGAAGGAACTGGTGGAAGTCATCCGCAAGTACGTCAATATCGGGTCCGATGACGTGCATGTCGCCCTGGAAAACCAGGGCAGCTGCTCGATCCTGGAACTCAATATCACCCTGCCTGATCGCTGATCGATTCGGCTGGAGCCACGGCGGCTCGGTCCCTCGGTTTTTCTGCTCCTGTAGAAGCCGGGTCGATCGAGCCGCCGTTGGCGTTTGTTACGAGGCTGTTTTAATGCCGCTGTCGAATATCCGCATCATTCACCAGGACGCCGCCGTCCTGGTGGTGGACAAGCCCACCCTGCTGCTCTCCGTGCCCGGCCGGGCCGATGACAACAAGGATTGCCTGATCACCCGCCTGCAGGAAAACGGCTACCCGGAAGCCCGTATCGTCCATCGCCTGGACTGGGAAACCTCCGGCATCATCCTGCTGGCCCGCGACCCCGATACCCATCGCGAACTGTCCCGGCAATTTCACGACCGCGAGACCGAAAAAGCCTACACCGCCCTGTGCTGGGGCCAGCCGGAACTGGACAGCGGTAGCATCGACCTGCCACTGCGCTACGACCCGCCGACCAAACCGCGGCACGTGGTGGATCACGAATTCGGCAAGAACGCCCTGACCTTCTGGCGAGTGCTGGAACGCTGCGGCGACTGGTGCCGCGTCGAGCTGACCCCGATCACCGGGCGCTCGCACCAGTTGCGGGTGCATATGCTGTCCATCGGCCACCCGCTGTTGGGCGACGGCCTGTACGCGCATCCGCAAGCGCTGGCCGCCTGGCCACGCCTGTGCCTGCACGCCAGCATGCTCAGCTTCACCCATCCGCAGAGTGGCGAACGCCTGCGCTTCGAGTGCCCGGCACCATTCTGATCGAGAGCGGCCACCGTAGCGAAACGCCCCTCGATTGAGGGGCATACAGACGCGGAAAAATCTGATCAAAAATGAAGATTAATCTGAACAATTTGTTATGAATTTGTGAAAATAATATTAAAATAGTGGCTATTCGACATTAAGGCAGGAAGCCCTCGTGCTCAGCAGTCAGCCATTTCAACGCGATTACCCTTTCACCTTCTGCTTTCTGAATACCACCCTGCACCTTCGCGAAAAACCTTCGGCAGACGCCTGCACAGCCCTCGAACAACTCATCCGCCAACGTCACGCCCACAAACAGACCCGCGCCAGCACCCCCTTGGCGACCGGCGAGACACCGCTGTTCGCCAAGGTGCAGCCCCTGGATACGCTCAAGGCGAAAGTTCGCGT from Pseudomonas chlororaphis subsp. chlororaphis encodes:
- a CDS encoding lipid A biosynthesis lauroyl acyltransferase — encoded protein: MDRPRFRAAFLYPRFWPLWLGLGLLWLVVQLPYPLLLWIGRALGALMYRVAGERRRIAKRNLELCFPEKSAAERKRLLKENFASTGIAFFEMAMSWWWSKPRLARLAHVEGLEHLKQAQLEGKGVILMALHFTTLEIGAALLGQQHTIDGMYREHKNPLFDFIQRRGRERHNLDSLAVEREDVRGMLKLLRAGRAIWYAPDQDYGAKQSVFVPLFGIQAATVTATSKFARLGKALVVPFTQQRLADGSGYRLVIHPPLQDFPGETEEADCLRINQWIEGVLRECPEQYLWAHRRFKSRPPGEPKLYKKRG
- the minC gene encoding septum site-determining protein MinC translates to MSQTESQDLDPVFQLKGSMLAITVLELARNDLEGLDRQLAAKVAQAPNFFSNAPLVLALDKLPASEGAVDLPGLMRVCRHHGLRTLAIRASRIEDIAAAIAVDLPVLPPSGARERPLEPQENEARKKPEKPPEPTIKPTRIITSPVRGGQQIYAQGGDLVVTSSVSPGAELLADGNIHVYGPMRGRALAGVKGDTKARIFCQQLSAELVSIAGQYKVSEDLRRDPLWGAGVQVSLSGDVLNITRL
- the minD gene encoding septum site-determining protein MinD, with protein sequence MAKILVVTSGKGGVGKTTTSAAIGTGLALRGHKTVIVDFDVGLRNLDLIMGCERRVVYDFVNVVNGEANLQQALIKDKRLENLYVLAASQTRDKDALTQEGVEKVLMELKETFEFVVCDSPAGIEKGAHLAMYFADEAIVVTNPEVSSVRDSDRMLGLLASKSKRAENGEDPIKEHLLLTRYNPSRVSNGEMLGVEDVKEILAVTLLGVIPESQAVLKASNQGVPVILDDQSDAGQAYSDAVDRLLGKTVEHRFLDVEKKGFFERLFGGR
- the minE gene encoding cell division topological specificity factor MinE translates to MNLFDFFRASKKVSTASVAKERLQIIVAHERGQRTTPDYLPALQKELVEVIRKYVNIGSDDVHVALENQGSCSILELNITLPDR
- a CDS encoding RluA family pseudouridine synthase, whose translation is MPLSNIRIIHQDAAVLVVDKPTLLLSVPGRADDNKDCLITRLQENGYPEARIVHRLDWETSGIILLARDPDTHRELSRQFHDRETEKAYTALCWGQPELDSGSIDLPLRYDPPTKPRHVVDHEFGKNALTFWRVLERCGDWCRVELTPITGRSHQLRVHMLSIGHPLLGDGLYAHPQALAAWPRLCLHASMLSFTHPQSGERLRFECPAPF